One stretch of Saprospiraceae bacterium DNA includes these proteins:
- the rpsA gene encoding 30S ribosomal protein S1, translating into MLLDEEKEIQNEQDNTVEASAETAAESPAAETVAEETAELVEAATTPPTDEAEETIVEAEAEEEIEEEAPAPKASEAAEPEIIATEEEEEEEVELPVFDTVAAGGAHDDFNWKMDKRGTFAYDEAEKAALLKQYDETLSNVAENEIIKGRVSAISGGDVVLDINYKSDGLIPLSEFRDMPGIAPGDNVEVYVESQEDSEGQLGLSRRKAKILRAWESIVDSFKNGTIIRGTVISKTKGGLIVDCNGLETFLPGSQIDIKPVIDYDQYVGKVMEFKVVKVNEQIKNAVVSHKALIESDLAEQREHILGSLEKGQVLEGIVKNITDFGAFLDLGGVDGLLYITDISWGRIGHPSEVLQLNQRINVVVLDFDENKKRISLGLKQLTPHPWEVLPADVTEGSVVTGKIVNIEDYGAFVEILPGVEGLIHISEISWGNQSINAKEYFKMNQEVEARVVTIDRADRKMSLSIKQLTADPWSEIENRFPINSQHTGTVKNITNYGIFVELSEGVGGMVHISDLSWTKRYAHPSEFTKVGSPMEVMVLDIDKEKRQISLGHKQTQENPWDAFEGIFPVGSYHEATVLKRDDKGATFQMPHGLEAFAPAKHIRKEDGNPVEANETVTVKVIEFNKDDRRILVSHTRYLEDLKQKAEAVVKAEKAKEEGEAQAAITEVQKKVEKETLGDLAVLAQLKEQLEK; encoded by the coding sequence ATGTTACTCGACGAAGAAAAAGAAATCCAGAACGAGCAGGACAATACTGTAGAAGCGTCCGCCGAAACAGCTGCCGAATCGCCCGCCGCCGAAACCGTTGCGGAAGAAACTGCCGAATTAGTGGAAGCAGCCACCACGCCCCCAACGGACGAGGCAGAAGAAACCATCGTGGAAGCAGAGGCCGAGGAAGAAATCGAGGAAGAAGCCCCTGCTCCCAAAGCATCGGAGGCGGCCGAGCCAGAAATCATCGCAACTGAAGAAGAAGAGGAAGAAGAAGTCGAACTTCCTGTTTTCGACACGGTGGCAGCTGGCGGTGCCCACGACGATTTCAACTGGAAAATGGACAAGCGCGGCACTTTTGCGTACGATGAAGCAGAAAAAGCCGCCCTCTTGAAACAGTATGACGAGACCCTCAGCAACGTCGCCGAAAACGAAATCATCAAAGGCCGCGTCAGCGCCATCAGTGGTGGCGACGTTGTGCTCGACATCAACTACAAGAGCGACGGCCTCATCCCCCTGAGCGAATTTCGCGATATGCCCGGCATCGCCCCCGGCGACAACGTGGAAGTATATGTGGAAAGCCAAGAGGACAGCGAAGGCCAACTCGGCCTCTCGCGCCGCAAAGCCAAAATCCTCCGTGCTTGGGAAAGCATCGTGGACTCCTTCAAGAACGGAACCATCATTCGCGGCACAGTCATCAGCAAAACCAAAGGCGGCCTCATCGTGGATTGCAACGGCCTCGAGACCTTCTTGCCCGGCTCCCAGATTGACATCAAGCCCGTCATTGACTACGACCAATATGTAGGCAAAGTGATGGAATTCAAAGTGGTGAAAGTCAATGAGCAAATCAAGAACGCCGTGGTGAGCCACAAAGCCTTGATTGAAAGCGACTTGGCCGAACAACGCGAACACATCCTCGGCAGCCTCGAAAAAGGTCAGGTGCTTGAAGGCATCGTGAAAAACATCACCGACTTTGGAGCCTTCCTCGACCTCGGCGGCGTGGACGGCCTGCTCTACATCACTGACATCAGCTGGGGCCGCATTGGCCATCCCAGCGAGGTGTTGCAGCTCAACCAGCGTATCAACGTCGTGGTGCTCGATTTCGACGAGAACAAGAAACGCATCAGCCTCGGCCTCAAGCAACTCACCCCGCACCCGTGGGAGGTTTTGCCAGCAGATGTCACCGAAGGCTCCGTCGTCACAGGCAAAATCGTCAACATCGAAGACTACGGCGCATTTGTGGAAATCCTGCCCGGCGTAGAGGGTCTTATCCATATCAGCGAAATATCTTGGGGCAACCAAAGCATCAATGCGAAGGAATACTTCAAGATGAACCAAGAAGTGGAAGCCCGCGTCGTCACCATTGACCGCGCCGACCGCAAGATGTCGTTGTCCATCAAGCAACTGACAGCCGACCCGTGGAGCGAAATCGAGAACCGTTTCCCCATCAACAGCCAGCACACCGGCACGGTGAAAAACATCACCAACTACGGCATCTTCGTAGAACTCTCCGAAGGCGTGGGCGGCATGGTGCACATCAGCGACCTCTCTTGGACGAAGCGCTACGCTCACCCCAGCGAGTTCACCAAAGTGGGCAGCCCGATGGAAGTGATGGTGCTCGACATTGACAAAGAGAAACGTCAAATCAGCCTCGGGCACAAGCAAACGCAGGAGAACCCCTGGGATGCCTTCGAAGGCATCTTCCCGGTCGGCTCCTACCACGAAGCTACCGTGCTCAAGCGCGACGACAAGGGCGCTACTTTCCAGATGCCACACGGCCTCGAAGCATTCGCTCCCGCCAAACACATCAGGAAAGAAGACGGCAACCCGGTGGAAGCCAACGAAACGGTGACGGTGAAAGTCATAGAGTTCAACAAAGACGACCGCCGCATCCTCGTGTCGCACACGCGCTATTTGGAGGATTTGAAGCAAAAAGCCGAAGCCGTCGTGAAAGCTGAAAAAGCAAAAGAAGAAGGCGAGGCACAAGCTGCCATCACAGAAGTGCAGAAAAAAGTCGAGAAAGAAACACTCGGCGATTTGGCCGTGCTCGCACAGTTGAAAGAACAGCTCGAGAAATAA
- a CDS encoding TIR domain-containing protein: MDDLLIFISYAEEDAPVKDAFIKEFSPAAQSNHWRLWQDGEIKPGAFWDNEIKANLEKAEVVVLLVSSDFLNSEYKNIVELKHALAKQQQGLALVIPVILDDCLWEDHDMLPKIQAVKANERIKEKGNKDEMKAALQWAARQVRDSVKTSQPAKSAAAGLKPEEINELRQLDPDALIIAVRQKQQRCLLLSKSGTVSQHPLSSRGLPQKVLSILQRLLLKGDLEEEDCRVLGEALFYRLFADPASQQAFVKAYKAQMPADVKPLKIVLHFDDQSSDLAGLPWEYLWLPLPEGQEEGFFIGEKENLVLSRRLSSVGKEKKVEADKLRILVAYSKPAVQEVAQRIDDDAQSVFGRSKPLKEEDKKLWANIEVSGPQEFKSQKDFEAFIKKEKPFHIVHFIGKGKTEKEVSHIAFCDAHAKKEEWLTPDEFVQCFPDGQKPNLIFLHAPPDSCSSLRDMALHLVTSVDGVLAIQTPVKSEEAADFSEKLYTALAKGEDLDEAVTHAARYTAAKSANRLRMYGISASFSRATLKLEVAKPAAAAATNEDSFVFWECPNHSDPLIQCKQLLPVKGGRCAWTFCKKCDAGPLWFCPNCQKAVANLSEKRCLNCGYETAQMVVPDEVRQLVPSAKTEGTPITKPTGPSTMTDRTTHSPQESRRAEPGLPR; this comes from the coding sequence ATGGACGACCTGCTCATTTTCATCTCCTACGCCGAGGAGGACGCGCCCGTCAAAGATGCGTTCATCAAAGAGTTCTCGCCCGCGGCCCAAAGCAACCATTGGCGCCTTTGGCAGGACGGCGAAATCAAGCCCGGCGCATTTTGGGACAATGAAATCAAGGCCAATCTAGAAAAAGCCGAAGTCGTCGTCTTGCTGGTCAGCTCCGATTTTCTCAATTCAGAGTATAAAAACATTGTCGAATTAAAACACGCCCTAGCCAAACAACAACAGGGACTTGCACTGGTCATCCCGGTCATCTTGGACGACTGCCTGTGGGAAGACCACGATATGTTACCCAAAATTCAAGCGGTGAAAGCCAACGAGCGCATCAAGGAAAAAGGCAACAAAGACGAGATGAAGGCCGCCCTGCAATGGGCCGCGCGTCAAGTGCGCGACAGCGTGAAAACCAGTCAGCCAGCCAAATCCGCCGCTGCGGGCCTCAAGCCTGAAGAAATCAATGAACTCCGCCAGCTCGACCCCGACGCGCTCATCATAGCCGTTCGGCAAAAACAACAACGCTGTCTGCTGCTCTCCAAATCGGGCACCGTGTCGCAACACCCCCTGTCATCCAGAGGATTGCCGCAAAAAGTCCTGTCCATACTTCAACGCCTCCTGCTCAAAGGCGACTTGGAAGAAGAAGACTGCCGCGTGTTGGGCGAGGCGCTGTTTTATCGGCTTTTTGCCGACCCCGCGTCCCAACAAGCCTTCGTGAAAGCCTACAAGGCTCAGATGCCTGCCGACGTCAAGCCACTCAAAATCGTGCTTCATTTCGACGACCAGTCCAGTGATTTGGCTGGCCTGCCATGGGAGTATCTCTGGCTTCCCCTGCCCGAAGGCCAAGAAGAGGGCTTTTTTATCGGCGAAAAAGAAAATCTCGTGCTTTCGCGCCGCCTGTCGTCAGTGGGGAAAGAAAAAAAGGTGGAAGCAGACAAGTTGCGCATCCTTGTCGCCTATTCAAAACCCGCAGTGCAGGAAGTCGCTCAGCGCATTGACGACGACGCTCAGAGCGTCTTTGGCCGCTCCAAGCCCCTGAAAGAAGAAGATAAAAAATTGTGGGCCAACATTGAAGTGTCGGGGCCGCAAGAGTTCAAAAGCCAAAAAGATTTCGAGGCCTTCATCAAAAAAGAAAAGCCATTCCACATTGTTCATTTCATCGGAAAAGGAAAAACAGAAAAAGAGGTGAGCCATATCGCGTTTTGTGATGCACATGCCAAGAAAGAGGAGTGGCTCACCCCCGACGAATTTGTGCAATGCTTCCCAGACGGGCAAAAACCCAACCTCATCTTTTTGCACGCCCCCCCGGATTCCTGTAGCAGCTTGCGCGACATGGCGCTCCACCTCGTCACCTCGGTGGATGGGGTGCTGGCCATACAGACACCCGTGAAAAGCGAGGAGGCCGCCGATTTTTCCGAAAAACTATACACCGCGTTGGCCAAAGGCGAAGACTTGGACGAGGCCGTCACCCACGCCGCCCGCTACACCGCCGCAAAAAGTGCCAACCGCTTGCGCATGTACGGCATTTCGGCCTCCTTCTCGCGGGCCACCCTAAAACTGGAAGTGGCCAAACCAGCCGCTGCCGCAGCCACCAATGAGGATAGTTTTGTGTTTTGGGAGTGCCCCAATCACAGCGACCCACTCATTCAGTGCAAGCAACTTCTGCCCGTCAAGGGAGGGCGTTGTGCTTGGACATTTTGCAAAAAATGTGATGCCGGCCCGCTTTGGTTTTGTCCCAATTGCCAAAAAGCCGTTGCCAACCTTTCGGAAAAACGTTGCCTCAACTGCGGGTATGAGACAGCCCAAATGGTCGTGCCCGACGAAGTGAGACAACTTGTACCATCCGCCAAAACAGAAGGCACCCCGATTACCAAACCCACCGGCCCCAGCACCATGACCGACCGCACCACCCACAGCCCGCAAGAGAGCCGTCGCGCCGAGCCGGGCTTGCCGCGATAA
- the radC gene encoding DNA repair protein RadC translates to MPANNYRAITAWAEEDRPREKMQLKGKQALSDAELLAILIGSGTVGESAVALAQRILASVDQNLHELGKRSIKELQRFKGVGEAKAITIAAALEIGRRRQLSDLRERPRIHSSRDAFHAIAPLLTDLHHEEFWLLLLNRANEVFGRERLSTGGMGGTVVDVRMVLKAALDARATYFIAVHNHPSGNLQPSQADVDLTKKLKQAGELLEIPLLDHLIVSERGYYSFADEVGM, encoded by the coding sequence ATGCCCGCCAACAACTACCGCGCCATCACCGCCTGGGCCGAAGAAGACCGCCCCAGAGAGAAAATGCAACTCAAAGGCAAGCAAGCCTTGTCAGATGCCGAATTGCTTGCCATACTCATCGGCTCCGGCACGGTAGGAGAAAGCGCTGTCGCATTGGCACAGCGCATACTCGCTTCCGTTGACCAAAATTTGCATGAGCTCGGCAAACGCTCGATAAAAGAATTGCAGCGATTCAAAGGCGTGGGCGAAGCCAAAGCCATCACCATAGCTGCCGCGCTCGAGATAGGCCGGCGGCGTCAGTTGTCCGACCTGCGCGAACGCCCGCGCATACATTCGAGCCGCGACGCTTTTCATGCCATCGCGCCGTTGCTCACCGACTTGCATCACGAAGAGTTCTGGCTATTGCTGCTCAATCGAGCCAATGAAGTATTCGGACGAGAGCGCCTCAGCACAGGTGGTATGGGCGGCACGGTAGTGGATGTGAGGATGGTGCTGAAGGCCGCGCTCGACGCTCGCGCCACTTACTTCATTGCAGTACACAATCACCCCTCCGGCAACCTGCAACCCAGTCAGGCAGACGTGGATTTGACAAAAAAACTAAAGCAAGCAGGGGAACTGCTCGAAATACCCTTGCTCGACCATCTTATCGTGTCAGAGCGGGGTTACTACAGCTTTGCGGACGAGGTAGGAATGTGA
- a CDS encoding tetratricopeptide repeat protein — protein MKPELSDKQNKIFADAYHAAAMQGADMQPLAATLEPLRRDLKKEGDTLAARAALDTIVGGNSDTRAEAPLLQLRKDFIGWLKQAWIAEMEQALQQSEEAAWTLFLTRYVEALAHWRTQLAWWWAEAAAGTVPEQKKHWFEGKSAELGRFRENGRHAEHARWPEAYPFLRKLAQHSTLTPSLRAHLWSVCGSIQMYYNTIPDAEHDLEQAAKLFPRLSYLAICRADLERILGHYESSRALLRTHLTLHPKDPEAYIALGRSFLEEKNWDEAARCFEDAIAANPGNSGGYRNKMALWGKDETLFAAHKQEIDKVRALADKADPDNEASNMLEAGYAYQAGGDAEAAYNCFQQLHEGDPSRLEPIVALGYLRQQEKRYDEATELFKKALGLAPQAVDGYWNLAALCAEQAQYAEAAGWYDKALPHCPMFARTLRVKAGEMYIAMGDFEKGMASCLEALELDPQFDFALNTLHDLSDTLRDKGYSEGTGMEPAVEVLRRIRAVKGDSYKASFHNRVGNIHYYFADYQNAAEHYRQAIAADASLAVYHDNLTGALDKLSETSATLEGLREALHHAQQAARLEPSNEQYRQQASRLERKLVSLRHFGVLPDERSANTFSIRVRFRDNLTEWFVQEGNLAPNLLQKIENLRERFKQAFGITLPGIRFSTDWNIVESANFVIDLDGIPMQQGWLDFGETTSDKHTEHAFDCLLDLLEQNVQLNLADFIHYDSPEISAKFVGKSATYASGFFQLIRMLLKQKISVVQIDVIQEIYESGLKSQKSIQAIAQDVRSHPSILPYLPVNTASSRTLLHLTAAQEEEILSSVGKSIAGQLLWQIRPSDPTFFQILEYLPKNDFVLGGAGHFVATQHPQIATLLNDLSPGTFFSRGEILHLTDAEKAALPT, from the coding sequence ATGAAACCCGAGCTTTCCGACAAGCAAAACAAGATTTTTGCCGACGCCTATCACGCCGCTGCCATGCAGGGAGCAGATATGCAACCGTTAGCCGCCACGCTCGAACCCTTGCGGCGAGACTTGAAGAAAGAGGGAGACACCTTGGCAGCGCGTGCTGCGCTCGACACCATCGTCGGGGGCAACAGCGACACAAGAGCCGAAGCGCCCCTGCTCCAACTCCGCAAGGATTTCATCGGTTGGCTAAAACAGGCTTGGATAGCGGAGATGGAACAGGCGCTACAACAGTCGGAAGAAGCAGCCTGGACATTATTTCTCACGCGCTACGTCGAGGCGCTCGCACATTGGCGCACACAGCTCGCATGGTGGTGGGCAGAAGCGGCTGCCGGGACGGTGCCAGAGCAAAAGAAACACTGGTTTGAAGGCAAATCCGCAGAGTTGGGCCGATTTAGGGAAAATGGCCGCCATGCCGAACACGCACGTTGGCCCGAGGCATATCCTTTCCTACGCAAACTCGCCCAACACTCGACGCTCACACCTTCCCTACGGGCGCACTTGTGGTCTGTTTGTGGTTCCATCCAGATGTACTACAACACCATCCCAGACGCGGAACACGACCTTGAGCAAGCGGCAAAATTATTCCCAAGACTGTCCTATTTGGCCATTTGCCGCGCCGATTTGGAGCGCATACTGGGGCATTACGAGTCATCGAGAGCGTTGTTGCGCACACATTTGACCTTGCACCCCAAAGACCCAGAGGCCTACATTGCCTTAGGGCGCAGTTTTTTGGAAGAAAAAAACTGGGACGAAGCCGCTCGTTGTTTCGAGGACGCTATCGCGGCAAACCCCGGCAACTCCGGGGGCTACCGCAACAAGATGGCGCTTTGGGGCAAAGACGAAACACTATTCGCAGCGCACAAACAGGAGATAGATAAAGTCCGCGCATTGGCCGACAAAGCCGACCCGGACAATGAAGCAAGCAACATGCTTGAGGCGGGCTATGCCTATCAGGCAGGAGGGGATGCCGAGGCTGCCTATAACTGTTTTCAGCAATTGCACGAAGGCGACCCATCGCGATTGGAGCCAATTGTCGCGCTCGGCTATTTGCGACAGCAAGAAAAACGATACGACGAGGCAACCGAACTTTTCAAAAAAGCACTTGGCCTTGCCCCCCAAGCGGTGGACGGATACTGGAACTTGGCCGCTTTGTGTGCCGAGCAAGCACAATATGCCGAAGCAGCCGGATGGTATGATAAGGCGCTGCCGCACTGCCCCATGTTCGCACGCACCCTTAGGGTGAAGGCGGGCGAGATGTATATCGCTATGGGTGATTTTGAGAAAGGGATGGCCTCTTGTTTGGAAGCACTTGAACTCGACCCACAGTTCGATTTTGCGCTCAACACCCTCCACGACCTTTCCGATACCCTACGCGACAAAGGCTACAGCGAAGGAACGGGCATGGAGCCAGCCGTAGAAGTATTGCGCCGAATACGAGCCGTCAAAGGAGACTCATACAAAGCCAGCTTCCACAATCGTGTTGGGAATATCCATTATTATTTCGCGGATTACCAAAATGCCGCCGAGCATTATCGCCAAGCCATAGCCGCTGACGCGAGCCTCGCCGTCTATCACGACAACTTGACGGGAGCATTGGACAAACTCTCCGAAACATCGGCGACCCTTGAAGGCCTGCGTGAGGCGCTGCACCATGCGCAGCAAGCTGCCCGCCTCGAGCCTTCCAACGAACAGTACCGCCAGCAAGCCAGCCGCTTGGAGCGCAAGCTCGTCTCATTGCGGCATTTCGGAGTGTTGCCCGACGAGCGCTCGGCCAACACCTTTTCCATCCGGGTGCGATTCCGCGACAACCTAACAGAGTGGTTCGTGCAGGAGGGCAATCTCGCGCCCAATTTGTTGCAAAAAATTGAAAATCTGCGAGAAAGATTCAAACAAGCCTTTGGCATCACCCTGCCCGGCATCCGTTTCTCTACCGATTGGAACATCGTGGAAAGCGCCAACTTTGTCATTGACCTCGATGGCATCCCGATGCAACAAGGTTGGTTGGACTTTGGTGAAACCACCTCTGACAAGCATACCGAACACGCTTTTGATTGCCTCTTAGACCTGCTTGAGCAAAACGTTCAGCTCAACCTTGCTGACTTCATTCACTACGATTCGCCGGAAATCTCGGCCAAATTCGTTGGGAAATCCGCCACTTATGCTTCCGGGTTTTTCCAATTGATCCGAATGTTGCTCAAGCAAAAAATCTCCGTTGTCCAAATTGATGTGATACAGGAAATATACGAGAGTGGCCTTAAGTCGCAAAAGTCCATCCAAGCCATTGCCCAAGACGTGAGAAGCCACCCCTCCATACTCCCCTATTTGCCCGTCAACACGGCTTCGAGCCGGACCTTGTTGCATCTGACCGCCGCGCAAGAGGAAGAAATTCTGTCGAGTGTGGGCAAAAGCATCGCGGGTCAGTTGCTTTGGCAAATCCGCCCCAGCGACCCGACCTTTTTCCAGATTCTCGAATATCTTCCCAAAAACGACTTCGTGCTGGGCGGCGCTGGGCATTTTGTGGCCACCCAACATCCCCAAATTGCCACCTTGCTCAACGACCTCAGCCCCGGCACCTTTTTTAGCCGGGGAGAAATCTTGCACTTAACCGATGCCGAAAAAGCAGCCTTGCCGACATGA
- a CDS encoding PorT family protein produces MNYALLLSSALFLYAHSLSGQTFALGARGGYSFTNIHLSEIKWQDGLVPPNSTDPLHGFHAGLEGKMDFNQKWALLFGVQYSQKGFESQLFWPAGPASARNVFHYIYLPVVVDFQVWRGLSIQAGMEGGRLLGVRAISGGENVNINKLGIYRDFDFGLIAGLEYRIRRFFIGARQSWGIYDLYGDAKFTDENGFELGELKSFHRAAQISVGYRHPLP; encoded by the coding sequence ATGAATTACGCTCTTCTGTTGTCATCTGCCTTGTTTTTGTATGCACATTCCTTATCGGGCCAAACTTTTGCGTTGGGCGCTCGCGGTGGGTATTCGTTTACCAACATCCATCTTTCAGAGATAAAGTGGCAGGACGGACTGGTGCCGCCGAACAGCACAGACCCGCTGCACGGCTTTCATGCCGGTTTGGAAGGAAAGATGGATTTCAATCAAAAATGGGCTTTGTTGTTTGGTGTTCAATACAGCCAAAAGGGTTTTGAGTCGCAACTTTTCTGGCCTGCTGGCCCAGCTTCGGCGAGGAATGTTTTTCACTATATCTACCTCCCGGTGGTCGTTGATTTTCAGGTCTGGCGCGGGTTGTCTATTCAGGCAGGCATGGAAGGAGGGCGCTTGCTTGGTGTTCGCGCCATATCGGGAGGCGAAAATGTCAACATCAATAAACTGGGCATTTATAGGGATTTTGATTTTGGCCTCATCGCTGGGTTGGAGTATCGGATTCGCCGCTTTTTCATCGGGGCGCGGCAGAGTTGGGGCATCTATGATTTGTACGGAGATGCCAAGTTTACCGATGAGAATGGCTTCGAATTGGGCGAACTTAAGAGTTTTCATCGCGCGGCGCAGATTTCAGTGGGATATCGCCATCCTTTGCCCTAA
- a CDS encoding FHIPEP family type III secretion protein, whose amino-acid sequence MSHTSNIGIEINIRVPEGHPLAEEGQPLAWSQLSQYATALFQHLGVPGVVVVVREKQPPSFKKIEVAINGKIARLRHTTAHSLHDSLTAQVVALCDDLLSNRRLLITPDLVEAVAEKAHPSFRRFDANGQERIVQVLLAQGFGLQHLERFSPSETNTPEAWAEACIGDLEAVRFAMHAHPSQIDPDDNPHDFNRLVESADYFVDAAFKIKGIPFPKIRGEKRTDFAPNEMAFQINDLLFPTRPIGDMATENLQFVNFLTRHGALFLNRGSVNFLLDSLEAANPNLLALARTRFSTDFITTILRHLAVESISIRPLVRILEVLVSGGQDAYRQGLSASEAPSLSETVHLIDSDKRLEHLSLSEWAELVRVNLKNAIINRASAHFEEHQTLSCFYLENDLLQRVLRFDELDDGEQATLRERVCAQIAQNYHTPAGKIRPIITAAAWRKRISDLIAFEFPETSVFSLQECLPRIVARFEVMLEA is encoded by the coding sequence ATGAGTCATACCTCAAACATTGGAATCGAGATTAACATCCGCGTGCCAGAGGGACATCCGCTCGCAGAAGAGGGACAGCCCCTCGCGTGGAGCCAGTTGTCGCAATATGCCACCGCGCTGTTTCAGCACTTGGGTGTGCCGGGAGTAGTGGTCGTTGTGAGAGAGAAGCAGCCCCCTTCATTCAAAAAAATAGAAGTCGCCATCAATGGCAAGATAGCTCGATTGCGCCACACCACCGCTCACAGCCTTCACGACTCCCTGACGGCACAAGTCGTTGCCCTGTGCGACGACCTACTGAGCAATCGAAGGCTGCTCATCACCCCCGATTTGGTCGAGGCAGTGGCGGAAAAAGCCCACCCATCTTTCCGTCGTTTTGATGCCAACGGCCAAGAGCGCATCGTGCAAGTACTGCTTGCTCAAGGGTTTGGTCTTCAACATCTTGAGCGATTTTCGCCTTCAGAAACCAACACGCCCGAAGCATGGGCAGAGGCGTGTATAGGCGACCTCGAAGCCGTGAGGTTTGCCATGCACGCCCACCCCAGCCAAATTGACCCCGACGACAATCCGCACGATTTCAACCGCCTCGTGGAAAGCGCCGATTATTTTGTGGATGCCGCCTTTAAAATAAAGGGCATTCCATTCCCCAAAATAAGAGGCGAGAAACGCACCGACTTCGCCCCCAACGAAATGGCTTTCCAAATCAACGACCTGCTATTCCCCACCCGGCCAATTGGCGACATGGCGACTGAAAATCTCCAATTTGTCAATTTCCTCACCCGCCATGGGGCGTTGTTTCTCAACCGGGGCAGCGTCAACTTTCTGCTCGATTCGTTGGAGGCAGCCAACCCCAACCTCTTGGCGCTAGCTCGCACACGATTCAGCACGGATTTTATCACCACTATTTTGCGCCATCTGGCCGTCGAAAGCATCTCCATAAGACCCTTGGTGCGTATCCTTGAAGTGCTCGTCAGTGGCGGGCAGGATGCCTACCGCCAAGGCTTGTCCGCGTCCGAGGCGCCATCCTTGTCCGAGACAGTGCACCTGATAGACTCAGACAAGCGATTGGAACATCTAAGCCTGAGCGAATGGGCTGAATTGGTGCGCGTCAACTTGAAAAATGCCATCATCAATCGGGCTTCTGCGCATTTCGAGGAACACCAAACCCTAAGTTGTTTTTACCTCGAAAACGACTTGCTCCAAAGGGTGCTTCGATTCGACGAACTCGATGACGGGGAACAGGCAACATTGCGCGAGCGGGTCTGCGCCCAGATTGCGCAAAACTATCACACGCCGGCGGGGAAAATTCGCCCTATCATCACCGCCGCCGCATGGCGCAAAAGAATCAGCGATTTGATTGCTTTTGAATTTCCAGAAACCTCCGTGTTCAGCCTGCAAGAGTGCCTGCCGAGAATAGTGGCACGCTTCGAAGTGATGCTTGAGGCATGA
- a CDS encoding DUF3467 domain-containing protein encodes MAENKIPQQAAINIELSEEVAEGIYSNLAIISHSNAEFVVDFIRLMPNVPKAKVKARVILTPQHAKRLLFALKDNIQKYEMQFGKIEDVDQPTPPMNFGTPTAQA; translated from the coding sequence ATGGCAGAAAATAAGATTCCGCAACAAGCCGCTATCAATATCGAACTGTCTGAAGAGGTAGCCGAGGGTATTTATTCCAATCTTGCTATCATTTCGCACTCCAACGCTGAATTTGTGGTGGATTTCATTCGCTTGATGCCCAACGTGCCAAAGGCGAAGGTGAAAGCCCGCGTCATTCTGACTCCTCAGCACGCCAAAAGGCTGCTTTTCGCACTGAAAGATAACATTCAAAAATACGAGATGCAGTTTGGCAAAATTGAGGACGTGGACCAGCCAACTCCTCCGATGAACTTTGGCACCCCCACTGCGCAGGCTTGA
- the rpsL gene encoding 30S ribosomal protein S12, with protein sequence MPTINQLVRKSREKVEYKSKSRALAASPQKRGVCTRVYTTTPKKPNSALRKVAKVRLVNGIEVICYIPGEGHNLQEHSIVLVRGGRVKDLPGVRYTIVRGALDTAGVNNRKKSRSRYGTKRPKK encoded by the coding sequence ATGCCTACCATTAATCAGCTGGTGCGCAAGAGCCGCGAGAAAGTCGAGTACAAGAGCAAGAGCCGTGCGTTGGCCGCAAGCCCGCAGAAGCGTGGCGTTTGCACCCGTGTTTACACCACTACGCCTAAAAAGCCCAATTCGGCTTTGCGCAAAGTGGCTAAAGTGCGTCTTGTCAACGGCATCGAGGTCATCTGTTACATCCCCGGAGAAGGTCACAACCTGCAAGAGCACTCCATCGTGCTCGTGCGCGGTGGTCGTGTGAAAGACCTGCCCGGCGTGCGCTACACCATCGTTCGCGGCGCGCTCGACACTGCTGGCGTGAACAACCGCAAAAAAAGCCGCAGCCGCTACGGCACCAAGCGTCCGAAGAAATAA